The sequence CATCAATGACAACACTTAAGGATGCTAATAAACAGTTAGAGTCTTTACAGTCTAGGGAAGATGAACTAAACCTGCAGTTAGCAACCTATAATGGACTTAAAAATAGATATGGTAGTTATGATATAAATGAGTTACAAAAAATACTGCCTGCTGAAGGTAAAGTACCGGAGATAATACTTTGGATAGAGAGTTTGTTTGCTGATACTGGTCTCTCAAGACCAAATATCAGCTTGAATCTAGTTGAAAGCCAAGAAAAACACATGCAACTTACACTGACCTTTTCAGGACCATATAATAG comes from Alkalicella caledoniensis and encodes:
- the pilO gene encoding type 4a pilus biogenesis protein PilO is translated as MLEMFKKLSSRERNMLIILCSLIFLYVIYITLFETSMTTLKDANKQLESLQSREDELNLQLATYNGLKNRYGSYDINELQKILPAEGKVPEIILWIESLFADTGLSRPNISLNLVESQEKHMQLTLTFSGPYNSIYSLINNIENNTRLTKIERVNLNGNQGSLNANLVVNVYGQSFHEVPDGQFNFSNEALFRGQ